The Nostoc punctiforme PCC 73102 genome includes a region encoding these proteins:
- a CDS encoding type IV secretory system conjugative DNA transfer family protein, with amino-acid sequence MAEISKTTQQVKRAGGGVQQGEKDSLRNSSFSSPATPAPSAYNLVPENFKDAFFSPMGLGLLVSVGALMLAKAMEGRGATNKLARARWAGGREKTAARKLACKQLIERKHNRVALYIGTPKGTTFQVVDNKRIINIPEDKSRLYLPDVQRGILVCGGAGSGKTFSMINPMVRSAIDQGLPIILYDFKYSHQESATADAKGQAPKLAGYAAMRGYEVSILSPGFPESCVANPLDFLRSESDAEMARQLAIVLNRNFKLTSGDALDSGFFANAGDQLAQAIFMLARGTCFPDIMMCHAILSLPKLIDRIQQASLNPWVKVAFDQFLSVAGSPETAASIVGTTSGLFTRFMTPSTLSGFCGQTNIPLDLKGRKMVVFGMDKEKRDVIAPLLVSILHLLCSRNLAGKRTEPLVLALDELPTLYLPALVDWLNQNREDGLICLLGLQNLSQLEKAYSKETTNAIFGGCATKAFFNPQDDVAAERFSNFLGDEQIKHRERSRSSGGKGGASTSISEQNITRNLFEVNQFNTLPEGRAVIVSPGFRSGRDVSIPLLEQIRIPQSDINLEAKSIEKWYELQQQFISQSTLREPSGEELEIRHLEAEMLLPLVDKKAEANNRLKNL; translated from the coding sequence ATGGCTGAAATATCCAAAACTACCCAACAAGTAAAGAGAGCAGGGGGAGGTGTGCAGCAGGGGGAGAAAGATTCATTGAGAAATAGTTCTTTTTCCTCCCCAGCGACCCCTGCCCCCTCAGCTTATAACCTTGTTCCTGAGAATTTTAAGGATGCCTTTTTTTCCCCAATGGGTTTGGGATTACTTGTAAGTGTGGGCGCATTAATGTTAGCGAAAGCAATGGAGGGGCGAGGGGCAACAAACAAACTAGCACGGGCGCGATGGGCAGGAGGTAGGGAGAAAACAGCAGCTCGTAAGCTGGCCTGCAAACAACTTATTGAACGCAAACATAACAGGGTAGCTTTATACATTGGTACACCTAAAGGTACTACTTTTCAGGTTGTTGACAACAAACGCATTATCAATATTCCAGAAGATAAAAGCAGGCTCTATCTGCCAGATGTACAACGTGGAATTTTAGTTTGTGGCGGGGCTGGTTCTGGTAAAACCTTCTCCATGATTAACCCTATGGTACGTTCCGCTATCGATCAGGGACTACCAATTATCCTTTACGATTTTAAATATAGTCACCAAGAATCGGCTACAGCTGACGCTAAAGGGCAAGCACCCAAACTAGCAGGATACGCCGCTATGCGTGGGTATGAGGTTTCTATCCTCTCCCCTGGTTTTCCTGAATCCTGCGTAGCTAATCCCCTAGATTTTTTGCGGAGTGAAAGTGATGCAGAGATGGCGCGTCAGTTAGCGATCGTCCTCAATCGTAATTTTAAGTTGACAAGTGGTGATGCTTTAGATAGTGGATTTTTTGCTAATGCAGGGGATCAGCTGGCACAAGCAATCTTTATGCTGGCGCGGGGTACTTGTTTTCCTGACATTATGATGTGCCATGCCATTCTCAGTTTGCCTAAATTAATTGACCGCATTCAACAAGCTTCTTTAAATCCTTGGGTAAAAGTTGCCTTTGACCAATTCCTATCTGTAGCTGGTTCTCCAGAAACCGCCGCTAGTATTGTCGGTACAACAAGCGGATTATTTACTCGCTTTATGACCCCATCCACCCTTTCTGGCTTCTGTGGTCAAACAAATATCCCTTTGGATTTGAAGGGGAGGAAGATGGTGGTTTTCGGTATGGACAAGGAGAAACGAGATGTAATTGCTCCTTTGTTAGTTTCTATTTTGCACCTTTTATGTTCTCGTAATTTGGCTGGCAAACGCACAGAACCATTAGTTTTGGCACTGGATGAATTACCAACTTTGTATCTACCAGCCTTAGTTGATTGGCTCAACCAAAATCGTGAAGATGGCTTAATTTGTTTACTGGGATTGCAAAACCTATCACAGCTTGAGAAGGCTTATTCCAAAGAAACTACCAATGCTATATTTGGCGGTTGCGCTACAAAAGCTTTCTTTAATCCCCAAGATGATGTGGCGGCGGAACGTTTTAGTAACTTCTTAGGTGATGAGCAAATCAAGCACAGAGAGCGTTCACGCAGTTCAGGCGGTAAAGGTGGTGCAAGTACCTCAATTTCTGAGCAAAATATTACCCGCAATTTATTTGAGGTTAACCAATTTAATACCTTACCGGAAGGCAGAGCCGTAATTGTTAGTCCTGGGTTTCGCTCTGGTAGAGATGTAAGTATTCCGCTATTAGAGCAAATTCGTATTCCACAATCTGATATTAACTTGGAGGCGAAAAGTATTGAAAAGTGGTATGAACTCCAGCAACAGTTTATCTCACAATCTACTTTGCGTGAACCATCTGGGGAAGAGTTAGAAATCCGGCATTTAGAGGCAGAGATGTTATTGCCTTTAGTTGATAAAAAAGCAGAGGCAAATAACAGATTGAAAAATCTTTAG
- a CDS encoding TrbI/VirB10 family protein, whose amino-acid sequence MSNQSQVVNTNSEATTGDTSHRSQEFARMNGVEISNVSETSSPVDEQKTEPEEIVTTRPVANHPLLKGLTVSGGVLLIVVMFGTMISSITGALNSPGDKPAQQNAKSIQTDIKSDDENEEGELKTAIALTSQKGELQAVTKKNAETAPPTPTITPTATVTPTPTVKTQPTPTRPLTIHQAPPLPTVTRPSRSNRVAAQPVVRQSAPAPVSKPIKSQVVSNPLPSRTTPKDPMQEWLAAANVGNYSSTDTGNADLNQEEAELGNVQVNGGIGVKPDSLPRSDRNSSPQSPPTNYDGKRVLVGTRAAGMIETPVAWVGSGVSNQQQQNSLIRLTQPLKAFDGSEVLPKNAYVVAMINPTNSEIVQMTAVSVLVNINGKTEEKPLPQNSILILGKNGNLLKAESRQGGSNLGNSLMASMLSGLSKVAEIQNRANSETTISSLGTTTTTTSNSDKNLLAGFTEGSINQILSRMKNSNEQQLQQVQQQQQVFVIETGKPVQIFVNQSISI is encoded by the coding sequence ATGTCAAATCAAAGTCAAGTTGTAAATACGAATTCTGAAGCTACTACTGGTGATACTTCCCATAGAAGCCAAGAATTTGCTCGGATGAATGGGGTAGAAATTTCCAATGTTTCAGAAACATCATCACCTGTGGATGAACAAAAAACTGAACCAGAAGAAATTGTCACTACTCGCCCTGTAGCTAATCACCCATTACTAAAAGGGTTAACAGTCTCTGGTGGGGTGCTGTTAATAGTTGTCATGTTTGGAACGATGATTAGCTCAATTACAGGGGCTTTGAATTCTCCCGGTGATAAGCCAGCCCAGCAAAATGCAAAAAGTATTCAGACAGATATTAAATCAGATGATGAAAATGAGGAAGGAGAGCTTAAAACAGCGATCGCTCTCACCTCTCAAAAAGGGGAGTTACAAGCTGTTACTAAAAAAAACGCTGAAACTGCACCACCAACGCCAACAATTACCCCTACAGCTACAGTCACTCCTACACCTACCGTCAAAACTCAGCCTACACCAACGCGACCATTAACTATTCATCAAGCACCACCGCTACCTACTGTTACTAGACCTAGTAGAAGCAATCGCGTGGCTGCTCAACCAGTAGTTAGACAATCTGCGCCTGCTCCTGTATCAAAACCCATAAAATCTCAAGTTGTTTCCAATCCATTACCCAGTCGTACTACTCCCAAAGACCCTATGCAGGAGTGGTTAGCAGCTGCTAATGTCGGTAATTACTCCTCTACTGACACTGGCAATGCAGATTTAAACCAGGAAGAGGCAGAATTGGGTAATGTTCAAGTGAATGGGGGTATAGGGGTAAAACCAGATAGCCTACCTCGGAGTGATCGCAATTCTTCACCACAGTCACCACCGACTAACTACGATGGCAAGCGGGTTTTAGTCGGAACTCGTGCGGCGGGTATGATAGAAACTCCTGTAGCCTGGGTGGGTAGTGGTGTAAGTAATCAGCAGCAACAAAATAGCCTGATTCGTTTAACTCAACCTCTGAAAGCATTTGATGGGTCTGAAGTTTTACCCAAAAATGCTTATGTTGTGGCTATGATCAATCCCACTAACTCAGAAATAGTGCAAATGACGGCTGTTTCTGTATTAGTGAACATCAACGGTAAAACAGAGGAAAAGCCACTGCCTCAGAATTCGATTTTGATATTGGGTAAAAATGGCAATTTACTTAAAGCTGAATCTCGTCAAGGTGGCAGTAATTTAGGCAATTCGCTCATGGCATCTATGCTGTCTGGTTTATCTAAGGTGGCTGAGATTCAAAATAGAGCTAATTCAGAGACAACAATTAGCTCTTTGGGTACAACAACCACTACAACAAGTAACAGTGATAAGAATTTACTGGCTGGTTTTACTGAAGGCAGTATTAATCAAATTCTCAGTAGGATGAAAAATTCCAATGAGCAGCAATTACAACAAGTACAACAGCAACAGCAAGTTTTCGTAATTGAAACAGGTAAACCAGTGCAAATCTTTGTCAATCAATCAATTTCGATATGA
- a CDS encoding type IV secretion system protein, translating into MLNNLTNFWYLLAVTGDTNAEDIVDGAINGSRMVVSSFNQDWQDLANGNSEVFKAVVAVSALCGVVFVSFWSISWYSRLIQEGFSHEILNEMVYPLLVCLMLTVNNGQLLATTSLMFRNVAVNLNDKVLSITRNGITLRDAIRTANMDQAFAISVQTQLQECEKEPENGVDDQGQKINPREICRDEKINQAKNNAQKYKEKHGLSSYSNSWNPLDIAGQTINSMVQALSWIIFSGLQAAFQYVVQVAFLLNAYIAPIFLVLSLFPFGAKPIYAWVAGWLALTLVLMSYSIVCGMAASAIVNASNNNPLFLQLVQAILSPILALAMGSGGGMAAFSCFSSSGRLISGRVFR; encoded by the coding sequence ATGCTAAATAATTTAACTAACTTCTGGTATTTACTAGCAGTTACTGGAGATACAAACGCGGAAGATATAGTTGACGGTGCGATTAATGGCTCTCGCATGGTTGTATCTTCATTTAACCAAGACTGGCAAGATTTAGCTAACGGTAACAGTGAAGTTTTTAAAGCAGTAGTTGCTGTTTCTGCTTTATGTGGAGTGGTTTTTGTTTCTTTCTGGTCTATCAGTTGGTATTCTAGGTTAATTCAGGAAGGATTTAGTCATGAAATTTTGAATGAGATGGTCTATCCATTATTAGTCTGTTTAATGTTGACTGTTAATAATGGGCAGTTACTTGCTACCACATCTTTGATGTTTCGTAATGTAGCGGTAAATTTGAATGACAAAGTATTAAGTATTACGCGAAATGGCATTACTTTGAGAGATGCTATTCGTACTGCCAATATGGATCAGGCTTTTGCTATTTCAGTTCAAACACAACTACAAGAATGTGAAAAAGAGCCTGAGAATGGCGTAGATGACCAAGGACAAAAAATTAATCCCAGAGAAATATGTAGAGATGAAAAAATAAATCAAGCTAAAAATAACGCTCAAAAGTATAAAGAAAAGCACGGTTTATCTTCCTATTCAAATAGCTGGAATCCATTAGATATAGCTGGGCAAACTATTAATTCAATGGTGCAAGCCCTGTCATGGATTATATTCAGTGGCTTACAAGCAGCCTTTCAATATGTTGTGCAAGTAGCATTCTTACTAAATGCCTATATCGCCCCTATTTTTTTAGTGCTTTCACTTTTTCCTTTTGGAGCTAAACCCATCTATGCTTGGGTTGCAGGATGGTTAGCACTGACTTTGGTACTCATGTCATACTCAATTGTTTGTGGAATGGCTGCTAGTGCAATAGTGAATGCTAGTAACAATAATCCCTTGTTCTTACAGCTAGTACAAGCAATTTTGTCTCCAATACTGGCGTTAGCAATGGGGTCTGGTGGAGGGATGGCAGCTTTCTCATGTTTCTCTAGCAGTGGGAGGTTAATCTCAGGGAGGGTATTCAGATGA
- a CDS encoding helicase HerA domain-containing protein encodes MKQEIIKVNQSLGESPKFGPFTGRQFVIFAGVFCVVFGLLCLILGLDIFWGLGLAFWASLSVAFLSGDKPYLYWSKVYPILPRWTRGYANYTSPQHKKKVGTRKVKLTRSSKPKTLNPFEDWLDLTTIVRLKKDSYVVGAYLLSKKNLTESSNTLQLIFGFACTGIHPLFHSEQEIEAVAQAFENGCKEIPQGEKITCRWSSFCDDSDSTDYLMQRLNNPTSLESEFLDWGRLARTQKLTKEKARKDIKLNIYWSFTVTSESLDTSDPVDKFLAKLTNFLQRRFTDSGISQITKKRFTQILTKALEASLRYQQILSEMGLNPQPKTDRDLWRELCKNIGAKEVIIPHTLIFDEEGLREEIDEKAALDKPLEIISQPHLTSIILNNGVPFADKRWICLPNGDEKKYVGVMVLTRKPEIFASTKHQIRFLWDLFSRNNIFDVEIITEFSPADRGINRAAQQMITKRSRALDLNVQQKKSIDVSAQINVERSVEAQRQLYTGDVPLNLSLVVLVYRDTAEQVDDACRLIAGYINQPTELTREYEYAWLIWLQTLLIRQEPILMRPYNRRQTFFASEVLGLTNIVQNSPADHQGFELIADESDSPVKIDLSKTKNILVLGTTGSGKSVLVASIIAECQAQDMSILMIDLPNDDGTGTFGDYTPYHNGFYFDISKESNNLVQPLDLSKIPEEQREERAKAHRNDVNLIVLQLVLGSQSFDGFLSQTIESLIPLGTKAFYDDPDIQQRFALAKKGGLGSAAWENTPTLADMEHFFSTDHINLGYEDENVDRALNYIRLRFQYWRNSSIGNAICRPSTFDTDAKLITFALTNLQSSKDAEVFGMSAYIAASRQSLSAPNSVFFMDESSVLLRFAALSRLVGRKCATARKSGCRVILAGQDILSIANSEAGEQILQNMPCRLIGRIVPGAAKSFSEHLGIPKQIIDKNESFRPNVKQLYTLWLLDYNNKYIRCRYYPSYPMLALVANSREEQAARDRFKAMYSDKFQWVSEFAKYYVGCIKQGKPL; translated from the coding sequence ATGAAACAAGAGATAATCAAAGTCAATCAGAGCTTAGGTGAAAGCCCAAAGTTTGGCCCATTTACAGGCAGACAGTTCGTAATTTTCGCTGGGGTATTCTGCGTAGTTTTTGGACTGCTTTGCTTAATTCTCGGATTAGATATATTTTGGGGTTTAGGCTTGGCATTTTGGGCTAGTTTATCAGTAGCTTTTTTATCAGGAGATAAACCTTACCTGTACTGGTCAAAGGTTTATCCAATTCTTCCCAGATGGACAAGAGGATATGCTAATTACACATCACCACAGCATAAAAAAAAAGTCGGTACTAGAAAAGTCAAGCTAACTCGTTCATCTAAACCTAAAACCCTCAATCCATTTGAAGATTGGTTAGATTTGACTACTATAGTCAGACTAAAAAAAGATTCTTATGTCGTTGGAGCTTATCTACTAAGTAAAAAGAATCTGACAGAAAGTAGTAACACTCTGCAATTAATATTTGGTTTTGCTTGTACTGGAATTCATCCTTTATTCCATTCAGAACAAGAAATAGAAGCGGTGGCTCAAGCCTTTGAAAACGGCTGTAAAGAAATTCCCCAAGGCGAAAAAATCACTTGTCGCTGGAGTTCATTCTGCGATGATAGTGATAGTACAGATTATTTAATGCAACGTTTGAATAATCCAACGTCTCTAGAAAGTGAGTTTTTAGACTGGGGGAGGTTAGCAAGAACTCAAAAACTGACAAAGGAGAAAGCTCGTAAAGATATCAAATTAAATATTTATTGGTCATTTACAGTCACCTCAGAATCGCTAGATACTTCAGACCCAGTAGATAAGTTTTTGGCAAAACTAACTAACTTCCTCCAAAGAAGATTCACAGATTCAGGAATTAGTCAAATCACCAAAAAGCGATTTACACAGATTTTAACAAAAGCCTTAGAAGCCTCATTGAGATACCAACAAATTCTTTCAGAAATGGGCTTGAATCCTCAACCTAAAACCGATAGAGACCTATGGAGAGAGCTTTGTAAAAATATTGGAGCAAAAGAAGTAATCATTCCGCATACTCTAATATTTGATGAAGAGGGATTAAGAGAAGAAATTGATGAAAAGGCTGCATTGGATAAACCACTGGAAATCATCAGTCAACCGCATCTCACCTCAATTATTCTCAATAATGGTGTACCTTTCGCCGATAAACGATGGATTTGCTTACCCAACGGTGATGAGAAAAAGTATGTCGGAGTAATGGTACTAACCCGGAAACCAGAAATCTTTGCCTCTACTAAACATCAAATTCGTTTCTTGTGGGATTTATTCTCACGCAACAACATTTTTGATGTAGAAATCATCACAGAATTCTCGCCGGCTGACCGAGGGATAAACCGTGCAGCCCAGCAGATGATTACCAAACGTTCTAGGGCATTAGATTTGAATGTTCAGCAGAAAAAATCAATAGATGTCTCTGCCCAAATCAATGTGGAACGCTCAGTGGAAGCACAAAGGCAACTATATACAGGAGATGTACCACTAAATTTAAGCTTGGTAGTGCTGGTTTACCGAGATACAGCAGAGCAAGTAGACGATGCCTGTAGGTTGATAGCTGGCTATATTAACCAACCCACAGAACTAACCCGTGAATATGAATATGCTTGGTTAATCTGGCTGCAAACATTGCTCATCAGGCAAGAACCGATTTTGATGCGCCCATATAATCGTCGGCAAACTTTCTTTGCAAGTGAAGTTTTGGGATTAACTAATATAGTGCAGAATAGTCCCGCAGATCATCAAGGGTTTGAGTTAATCGCAGATGAGAGTGATTCACCCGTCAAAATTGACTTATCAAAAACCAAGAATATTTTAGTTCTGGGTACAACCGGCTCAGGTAAATCAGTTTTGGTAGCTTCCATCATCGCCGAGTGCCAAGCTCAGGACATGAGCATTTTAATGATAGACCTGCCCAATGATGACGGCACAGGGACATTTGGGGACTACACACCCTATCACAACGGTTTTTACTTTGATATTTCCAAAGAGTCTAACAATTTGGTGCAGCCGTTAGACTTATCAAAAATTCCAGAAGAACAACGGGAGGAACGAGCTAAAGCCCACAGAAACGATGTCAACTTGATTGTTCTTCAGTTAGTCTTGGGTTCGCAATCATTTGATGGTTTCTTGTCCCAAACAATCGAATCCCTTATCCCACTAGGGACAAAAGCCTTTTACGATGACCCCGACATTCAACAACGCTTTGCTCTTGCCAAGAAAGGAGGATTAGGTTCTGCGGCTTGGGAGAATACCCCAACCCTTGCAGATATGGAGCATTTTTTCTCAACAGACCACATAAACTTGGGTTATGAAGATGAAAACGTAGATAGGGCATTGAACTATATCCGCCTACGCTTTCAATATTGGAGAAACAGCAGTATTGGCAATGCCATCTGTCGTCCCTCCACCTTTGATACTGATGCCAAGCTGATTACCTTTGCCCTCACCAACCTGCAATCAAGTAAAGACGCTGAAGTTTTCGGGATGTCTGCTTATATTGCCGCTTCTAGACAATCCCTATCAGCACCCAATAGCGTTTTCTTCATGGATGAATCCAGTGTATTGTTGCGGTTTGCTGCTTTATCGCGGTTAGTGGGTCGTAAATGCGCGACTGCTCGAAAATCTGGCTGTCGGGTCATACTTGCGGGTCAAGATATTCTGTCGATCGCTAACTCAGAAGCTGGTGAACAAATTTTACAAAATATGCCCTGTCGGTTAATAGGGCGGATAGTACCAGGGGCTGCAAAAAGTTTTTCAGAGCATTTAGGCATACCAAAGCAAATTATTGATAAAAATGAAAGTTTTCGTCCCAATGTAAAACAGCTATATACGCTGTGGCTATTGGATTACAACAACAAATATATACGCTGTCGTTACTATCCTTCCTACCCAATGTTGGCGTTAGTTGCTAATAGCAGAGAAGAGCAAGCAGCACGCGATAGGTTTAAAGCAATGTACTCAGATAAGTTTCAATGGGTGTCTGAATTTGCTAAATACTATGTTGGTTGCATTAAGCAGGGAAAGCCTTTATGA
- a CDS encoding double zinc ribbon domain-containing protein yields the protein MDTFKTPNSDESLASYVSRVRKKLNLTQSELADAAGIHGRSVGKIERGLTLKINRRTLQGLAIALGVPQEYFDAVIKGEEVSQVRGVKFCPQCWNPGAAVDPMWSHIKAKFCYLCGTPIRANCANCGELVLSLRHRFCPICGCAYKTPVKTAKIQ from the coding sequence ATGGATACTTTTAAAACTCCCAATAGCGATGAATCCCTTGCTAGTTACGTGTCACGGGTCAGGAAGAAACTCAATTTAACTCAGTCTGAGTTGGCGGATGCTGCTGGTATACATGGACGCTCTGTCGGGAAAATCGAGCGAGGACTTACGCTTAAAATTAATCGTAGGACACTTCAAGGGTTAGCGATCGCACTTGGCGTACCTCAAGAATATTTTGATGCTGTGATCAAGGGTGAGGAAGTATCTCAGGTTAGAGGGGTTAAGTTTTGTCCCCAATGTTGGAATCCTGGCGCGGCGGTTGACCCTATGTGGAGTCATATCAAAGCCAAGTTTTGTTATCTCTGCGGTACACCGATTCGAGCTAACTGTGCGAATTGCGGTGAGTTGGTGTTGTCTTTGAGACACCGATTTTGTCCAATTTGTGGCTGTGCTTATAAAACGCCTGTCAAAACCGCTAAAATCCAATAA
- a CDS encoding tyrosine-type recombinase/integrase, which yields MKSAVTLATVTTEFLERPGLAPSTRETYELTLGLLLQKYGSWSIEIISKQTLVEYLNNLSHLKYTTHHKHQAILQSLLNFAVEQGYIKSNPIRGLKQRLPEREKGEHKSDETIRYLTQSQLNILYSAVKDDLRLSTIVHLLHRTGCRIGELLALNIDSVDIKNQKFQVLGKGNKQRWCFYSDDAASMLAKYLKYSRHQNTNALFTAQHPVTRKVSRISYHTLHDYWRETTNKYPHLQGVRIHDLRHTFATERVGLISIEELCSLMGHESIQTTLRYAKVTSQKSESAARHALNILINSDQKADL from the coding sequence GTGAAATCGGCTGTAACTTTAGCCACTGTCACGACCGAATTTCTAGAGCGTCCTGGTCTAGCACCAAGTACTAGAGAAACCTATGAACTGACCCTCGGACTTTTACTGCAAAAGTATGGAAGTTGGTCAATAGAAATTATCAGTAAGCAAACATTAGTTGAGTATCTAAATAATCTCAGTCATTTAAAATACACAACACACCACAAGCATCAAGCAATATTACAAAGTTTGCTTAACTTTGCAGTAGAACAAGGGTATATAAAATCCAACCCTATCCGGGGACTAAAACAACGTCTACCTGAAAGAGAGAAAGGCGAACATAAAAGCGACGAGACAATAAGATATCTAACACAATCACAACTAAATATACTATATTCTGCCGTAAAAGATGACTTACGTCTAAGTACGATAGTTCATTTACTGCATCGCACAGGATGCAGAATAGGAGAGCTTTTAGCCCTAAACATAGATTCTGTAGATATCAAGAACCAGAAATTTCAAGTATTAGGTAAAGGCAACAAACAACGCTGGTGTTTTTACAGTGATGACGCAGCCTCAATGCTTGCTAAATACTTGAAATACTCACGGCATCAAAATACGAATGCCTTGTTTACAGCACAACATCCAGTTACCCGAAAAGTAAGTAGAATCAGCTACCATACATTGCATGATTATTGGCGGGAGACAACCAATAAGTATCCACACCTTCAAGGAGTTCGCATTCACGATTTACGACATACATTTGCTACAGAACGAGTGGGGTTAATCAGTATTGAGGAATTATGCTCATTAATGGGACATGAAAGCATTCAAACAACTTTACGTTACGCTAAAGTCACCTCACAGAAATCAGAATCAGCTGCACGTCATGCCTTGAATATACTGATTAATTCCGACCAAAAAGCTGACCTTTAG